The DNA region TAAACTTGACACAGAGGAGTTGTTGCACCTTGAGGCACAGTTGCCTTCAAACTATGCAGGGGAGACGCTTTTCCCATGGCCATGGAGAGCCTCGGCAATCTTCGATGAGAACTATGAAACGGCATACATAATAACACAAACAAAGGATGATAAACCCATTTTGCCTTTAATTTCCCCCGTGGTTCAAGGTAAATGGGGTACTGAACCACTTGCATTTGAGTTAGGAGGGCTACTTCACGAAACAATACTTCCCACTCTTGTCCTGAGGCAGATTTATGTTCAAAATGTGAAGGAGCCAAAGTTCTCCCGTAAAGAAACAACCCTCTCAGAGGACGCCTCCAACCTTGTCCCCTTCCTCTACAACATCTGGCTTCGTGAAGGAAGACTGCCGGATGAGATAGCAAAACCCCTCTCTATGGCTTTTCCCCACACCAGGGTTTTCTTCCAGCTGACTGAAGATGGACGGGTCATGATGAAGGTCTTTGATGGAGACCTTGAGCTTGCTCCCCCGGGCATCTCCGATGGTTTCTATAAAACCCTCGCTATCCTCACCGCTGCTTATCTCAAGCCTCCCCTCCTGGTGATAGATGAGATAGAGAACTCCCTCCATCCGGAGACCCTGGAGTTAATTTTTGATGTTCTCCGTGAGAGTGAGAGCCAGGTCATAATAACAACTCACTCCCCTGTGGTCGTTGATATGACCGAGCCTTCTGACCTGATACTGGTGGATAAAGTTGGGGGAGAAAGTAGGTTCATGAGGGTCAAAGATCCCGAGAAAATCAAGAAGTTCCTTAACGAAAAGGGCATTACCCTGAGCGAGGGCTGGTTATACGGCTCGTTGATTAATAGCGATGAACAGTGATGGCTATGAACCGGGAGGTCGTCATAATAACCGAAGACGCATATGGGGGGGAGTTCTTTAAGAGGCTCGTAGACCGGCTAAAAAAGGAGGGGTTAGCGAATATTGAGTTGAAAAAGCTCTCTGGAAGGAGAAACCCTATTCACGCCCCTTATCTCTGCAACCCAAAGCTGGAAAAAATCCTCCGTGCATCCGAGCTTTCCAAGCCAGATTTTATACTCCTCGTATACGACGGGGATGGCCCATCGAATTACGCACCCCGGAAACAAGACGTGGAGAAACACGTCCCGTGTAACATCAAAACACCTGTCAAAATTCTTCTCTTTGAGTATGAAATTGAGGAGTGGGTGTGCAGGAGCTTAGACTATAGCTGGGCAATCAAACCCTCTGACGAGCTAAAACGACGTGAAGGATACGCCAAACATAAGCTACCCGAGTACGTGGACAAGCTTGACTTCAATAAGCTGAGAAATAACTGCAAATCATTCCGGGAATTCCTGAAAATCGTGGGGGAGTAAAATGGACTACCGCGAGTTCTTTTCCCGGTTCCGATACCTGAGCGAGAGGCCCGGGATTGGTGGCAGGATTAAGGTTTTCCCCGAGGATTTTGTGGTAGTTGAGGAGCCGCTCCCCCAGATATTTGAGGGGGGCAAGCATGCCGTATTCCTCCTCAAAAAGCGCAACTGGGAAACCATGGCTGCCGTAAAGGAGATAGCCAAGCGTGCTGAAATAAGGCACAGCGACATCGGCTTCGCCGGAACAAAGGACAGACACGCCGTGACCTATCAGTACATAAGCGTGCCCGCACGGGCCAGGGAGAAAGTTGAGGGCGTTCAAATAAGGGATATTGAGCTAAGGTTCGTCTCCTACGGGAAGTTCATCAAGCTCGGCTACCTCGTGGGAAACCGCTTCAGGATAATAGTCCGCGACGTTAATGGGGAAGCCTTTGAGAGAACCAGGGAAATAGTGGGGGAACTCAGGGAAAAAGGCGGTTTTCCCAACTACTTCGGCTACCAGCGCTTCGGGGAAAGGCGCGTTACCAACCATCTAATAGGAAAGCTACTCCTTCAGGGGGACTTCGAAGGGGCGGCAAGGCTCTTCCTCGGCGCTCACGAAGGTGAAATGGAAGGAGATGAGGCCAGAAGGCGTTTCTGGGAGACCGGTGATGTGGACAGAGCGCTTGAGGAGTTCCCGAACTTCCTGAGGTACGAGAGGGCCATGCTTCACCGCTACAAGGAAACGGGGAGCTGGAAGAGGGCCTTCCTGGGCCTCCCTCTCCCGATAATGCGCATCTTTATTCACTCTTACCAGAGCTACCTCTTCAACCTCTACATTTCGAGGCGCATTGAGGAGGGGTTGCCCCTAAACGAGGCTTTAGTCGGAGATATCGTTGTCCAGGTGAAAGGGGGAATTCCCTACCGCGACAGAACCTACCGTGTAACCGAGACAAACGTTGATTTTGTCAATGAGAAGATAAGGAAAAACCAGGCCATGGTTTCAGGCCCCCTCTTCGGCTTTGCCATGAGAAGGGCCAGGGGACTACCCGGAAGACTCGAAGGGGAAATACTCGAAGGGGAAGGGCTTTCACCCGAGGACTTCAAAAGGCTCCCGAAGCAGATGGCGGAGCCGGGGGGAAGGCGGGAACTCCTGATAAGACCCCTCGGGCTGACCTACGGCTACGTCCCGGGGCAGGGCATGTGCCTTCGCTTCTTCCTCCCCAAGGGTGTTTACGCCACCAGCGTACTGAGAGAGATTATGAAGGACCACTGAAGGAAAGGTTTAAAAACGGAATCCGCTTCCCTAACTTGACAACCGGATGAACGATGAAGTTTCGGAGGGATGAAGGATGGCGAAGCCGAGCTACGTCAAGTTTGAGGTTCCAAGCGAGCTTGCTGAGAAGGCCCTTGAGGCAGTTGAGCTCGCTCGCGACACCGGAAAGATAAGGAAGGGCACGAACGAGACCACCAAGGCCATCGAGAGGGGCCAGGCAAAGCTCGTTGTCATCGCTGAGGACGTTGACCCAGAGGAGATAGTTGCCCACCTCCCGCCGCTGTGCGAGGAGAAGGAGATCCCGTACATCTACGTCCCGAGCAAGAAGGAACTCGGCGCTGCTGCCGGGCTTGAGGTTCCGGCCGCCAGCGTTGCCATAGTTGAGCCCGGCAAGGCCCGCGAGCTCGTCGATGACATCGCCACGAAGGTCAGGGAGCTCATGAAGTGAGCTCCTTTCCCTTCATTCACTTAAA from Thermococcus zilligii AN1 includes:
- a CDS encoding AAA family ATPase, producing MRLKKLVVKNFKSLRNCEVELGKFNVLVGPNASGKTNLVEVFKLLRKIYFENDTNPFLEWWGYNNVVWGRKEELPITVEMFFDVGGYDVYFETTFAGTGGSFRILREVLEVRGYFRIEKEGRTLRVFHDAEFIKRALPKLKTVKTPKGLTEAYDYFVKLDTEELLHLEAQLPSNYAGETLFPWPWRASAIFDENYETAYIITQTKDDKPILPLISPVVQGKWGTEPLAFELGGLLHETILPTLVLRQIYVQNVKEPKFSRKETTLSEDASNLVPFLYNIWLREGRLPDEIAKPLSMAFPHTRVFFQLTEDGRVMMKVFDGDLELAPPGISDGFYKTLAILTAAYLKPPLLVIDEIENSLHPETLELIFDVLRESESQVIITTHSPVVVDMTEPSDLILVDKVGGESRFMRVKDPEKIKKFLNEKGITLSEGWLYGSLINSDEQ
- the truD gene encoding tRNA pseudouridine(13) synthase TruD; this translates as MDYREFFSRFRYLSERPGIGGRIKVFPEDFVVVEEPLPQIFEGGKHAVFLLKKRNWETMAAVKEIAKRAEIRHSDIGFAGTKDRHAVTYQYISVPARAREKVEGVQIRDIELRFVSYGKFIKLGYLVGNRFRIIVRDVNGEAFERTREIVGELREKGGFPNYFGYQRFGERRVTNHLIGKLLLQGDFEGAARLFLGAHEGEMEGDEARRRFWETGDVDRALEEFPNFLRYERAMLHRYKETGSWKRAFLGLPLPIMRIFIHSYQSYLFNLYISRRIEEGLPLNEALVGDIVVQVKGGIPYRDRTYRVTETNVDFVNEKIRKNQAMVSGPLFGFAMRRARGLPGRLEGEILEGEGLSPEDFKRLPKQMAEPGGRRELLIRPLGLTYGYVPGQGMCLRFFLPKGVYATSVLREIMKDH
- the rpl7ae gene encoding 50S ribosomal protein L7Ae, giving the protein MAKPSYVKFEVPSELAEKALEAVELARDTGKIRKGTNETTKAIERGQAKLVVIAEDVDPEEIVAHLPPLCEEKEIPYIYVPSKKELGAAAGLEVPAASVAIVEPGKARELVDDIATKVRELMK